A single Carnobacterium alterfunditum DSM 5972 DNA region contains:
- a CDS encoding beta-glucoside-specific PTS transporter subunit IIABC, protein MKYEALAKSIIENVGGTENINNLTHCVTRLRFKLKDESKANTDVLKKMDGIVTVIKSGGQYQVVIGNHVPDVYQEVMAVGNLNTLDESDSQNSEKTSIFNRFIDLISGIFAPTLGTLAATGMIKGFNALFVAFGWLTVESGTYQILNAVGDSLFYFFPIFLALTASKKLNVNQFTAMAIGASLVYPTLTGITAGEPLYTLFAGTLIESQVFIEFLGIPVILMTYSSSVIPIILSIILASKVEKGLKKIIPDVVKTFLVPFFTLLVVVPLTFIIIGPIATWAGSLVGAGTLAVYNLSPVVAGLIIGGFWQIFVMFGLHWGLIPVALNNLAVYGSDPVVAMSFAASFAQTGAIIAVMMKTKEKKVKSLSIPSIISGIFGVTEPAIYGISLPLKKPFIMSCIAGAIGGAAIGLIDAKIYMVGGLGVFGITNFLNPAGGNNGTVLGVIAIIIASTILSFVLTYLAGFGKLYEDDAIVAETTADGVIESGNEVYIGKDVIESPLKGSILPLFDVRDEAFSSGAMGKGLAIEPTDGKLVSPVNGVITMLFPTSHAIGITSDEGTEILIHIGMDTVQLDGEGFVPHVKQGDQVAKGQLLIEFDIEKIRDSGYSVITPIVITNSQNYLDVITTEKTSIASKEQLMTIVI, encoded by the coding sequence ATGAAGTATGAAGCACTAGCTAAATCAATTATAGAAAATGTTGGCGGTACTGAAAATATTAACAATTTAACGCATTGTGTTACTCGTTTACGTTTCAAGTTAAAAGATGAAAGTAAAGCAAATACAGATGTGTTGAAGAAAATGGATGGAATTGTAACCGTGATCAAAAGTGGAGGGCAGTATCAAGTTGTTATTGGAAACCACGTTCCAGACGTTTATCAAGAAGTAATGGCAGTAGGGAATTTAAATACTTTAGATGAGTCTGATTCACAAAATTCAGAAAAAACAAGTATTTTCAATAGATTTATTGATTTGATTTCTGGAATTTTTGCACCAACTTTGGGAACTTTAGCAGCTACCGGGATGATCAAAGGATTCAATGCTTTATTTGTAGCTTTTGGATGGTTAACAGTTGAATCGGGTACTTACCAAATATTAAATGCCGTCGGGGATTCATTATTTTATTTCTTCCCCATTTTCTTAGCCCTTACAGCCAGTAAAAAATTGAATGTGAATCAATTTACGGCAATGGCGATTGGGGCATCATTGGTTTATCCAACCTTAACTGGTATAACAGCAGGCGAACCGTTATACACATTATTTGCTGGAACACTGATTGAGTCACAAGTTTTTATTGAATTTTTAGGAATACCAGTTATTTTGATGACGTATTCTTCTTCAGTTATTCCAATTATTCTATCTATCATATTAGCTTCAAAAGTAGAAAAAGGTTTGAAAAAAATCATTCCAGATGTTGTTAAAACATTTTTAGTTCCCTTCTTTACACTCTTAGTAGTTGTCCCACTAACTTTTATCATTATTGGCCCTATTGCAACCTGGGCAGGTAGTTTGGTTGGAGCAGGAACGTTAGCTGTTTATAACTTAAGTCCAGTTGTTGCTGGCTTAATTATCGGCGGATTTTGGCAAATCTTCGTTATGTTTGGTTTACACTGGGGTCTAATTCCAGTAGCACTTAATAATTTAGCTGTTTATGGAAGTGATCCTGTTGTAGCTATGTCTTTTGCAGCTTCATTTGCACAAACAGGTGCGATTATCGCCGTTATGATGAAAACAAAAGAGAAAAAAGTTAAATCATTGAGTATTCCTTCTATTATTTCCGGTATATTTGGAGTAACCGAGCCGGCTATCTACGGAATTAGTTTACCACTTAAAAAACCATTCATCATGAGTTGTATTGCTGGAGCGATTGGTGGGGCAGCTATTGGGTTGATTGATGCTAAAATATATATGGTAGGTGGATTAGGCGTTTTTGGAATCACGAACTTTTTAAATCCGGCTGGTGGAAACAATGGTACAGTATTAGGAGTGATCGCCATTATTATCGCTTCAACTATTCTTAGTTTTGTATTAACGTATCTTGCAGGTTTTGGCAAGTTATATGAAGATGATGCAATTGTAGCCGAAACGACTGCTGATGGCGTAATCGAATCAGGTAATGAAGTTTATATTGGAAAAGATGTTATCGAAAGTCCTTTAAAAGGATCAATTTTACCACTTTTTGATGTGCGAGATGAAGCTTTTTCTTCTGGAGCAATGGGCAAAGGGCTTGCTATTGAACCGACTGATGGGAAACTAGTTTCACCGGTCAATGGAGTCATCACAATGTTATTCCCTACTTCGCATGCAATTGGGATAACTTCGGATGAGGGTACCGAAATTTTGATCCATATCGGTATGGATACTGTTCAGTTGGATGGAGAAGGTTTTGTTCCACATGTTAAACAAGGAGATCAAGTAGCAAAAGGTCAACTGCTGATCGAATTTGATATTGAAAAAATTAGAGACTCAGGTTACAGCGTCATTACACCAATTGTTATTACAAATTCACAAAATTATCTAGATGTCATTACAACAGAAAAAACATCAATTGCTTCAAAAGAACAATTAATGACTATAGTGATATAA
- a CDS encoding AI-2E family transporter: MKEKTKFIDYLGGNTILFTLLILIMLGILIYIYNAIAFIFEPVKVIFSTLIAPMVLAFIFYYLLNPAVDWMERHKVKRIWGVTILFIAIIGILVGLVALAFPPIQDQVTSLVDNFPSYVDSIGTAVLGWVEGTPLENLAGNLVEWLNGWVSNLPSLAVDYFDTAVNGLTNIFSTVSNVVVVIVTFPIIAFFLLKDDEKFFRYTIKIIPPKFRKDVKNIFATINEQVGSYIKGQLMISLSLGVMMFIGFSIIGLDYSGILAIVVLFTSIIPYVGAALAMIPAIIVALITSWFMVLKLLIVWAIIQFVDGNVVEPNIMGKNLNVHPLTIVIVLLVLGDLLGFIGLVLGIPIYAISRVIATFVFRKFKQRYNKYYGDVAGEYENAEFTPDNYQEQNKSEDLK, translated from the coding sequence ATGAAAGAGAAAACAAAATTTATCGATTATTTAGGTGGTAATACTATTCTTTTCACCTTGCTTATTCTTATAATGTTAGGGATACTAATTTATATTTATAATGCGATCGCTTTTATTTTTGAACCGGTAAAAGTTATTTTTTCAACTTTAATTGCCCCGATGGTTTTAGCCTTTATTTTTTATTACCTCTTAAATCCCGCTGTGGATTGGATGGAACGTCATAAAGTAAAACGAATTTGGGGAGTAACTATTTTATTTATTGCTATTATTGGTATCCTGGTAGGTTTAGTAGCTTTAGCGTTCCCACCAATCCAAGATCAAGTGACAAGCTTGGTTGATAATTTTCCATCTTATGTTGATTCGATTGGAACAGCTGTCTTAGGCTGGGTAGAGGGTACACCGCTTGAAAATTTAGCAGGCAATCTTGTGGAATGGCTAAATGGCTGGGTGAGCAATCTGCCAAGTCTTGCTGTCGACTATTTTGACACAGCCGTAAACGGGCTGACAAACATCTTTTCTACGGTTTCGAATGTTGTAGTGGTGATTGTCACATTTCCGATCATTGCTTTCTTCTTATTAAAAGATGATGAAAAATTTTTCAGGTACACGATTAAAATCATTCCGCCGAAATTCAGAAAAGATGTAAAGAATATCTTTGCAACAATCAATGAACAAGTAGGTTCTTATATCAAGGGACAATTAATGATTTCCCTTTCCTTAGGTGTCATGATGTTTATAGGTTTCTCTATAATTGGTTTAGATTATTCAGGTATATTAGCTATAGTAGTATTATTTACAAGTATTATCCCGTACGTAGGGGCAGCTCTTGCGATGATACCGGCGATCATAGTAGCTTTAATTACTTCGTGGTTTATGGTCCTTAAATTACTGATCGTATGGGCAATCATACAGTTTGTTGATGGAAATGTCGTTGAACCCAATATCATGGGAAAAAATTTAAATGTTCATCCTCTAACAATCGTTATTGTTTTACTTGTGTTAGGAGACCTGCTTGGTTTTATCGGTTTGGTGTTAGGCATACCGATTTATGCTATTTCAAGAGTAATAGCAACATTCGTATTTCGAAAATTCAAGCAACGCTATAACAAGTACTATGGTGACGTGGCAGGAGAATATGAGAACGCTGAATTTACGCCAGATAACTATCAAGAACAAAACAAGTCAGAAGATTTAAAATAA
- the hslO gene encoding Hsp33 family molecular chaperone HslO, whose product MSDYLLKSICYDGQVRVYTIDATKTVREAQQRHDTWSSSSAALGRTMVGALLLGATLKGEEKITVKVEGNGPVGHIVVDSNGKGEVKGYIANPKVSLPPNESGKIDVRGAVGTQGSLTVTKDLGMKAAFSGQVPLVSGELGEDFTYYMANSEQTPAAFGLSVLIDTDDSVKIAGGFMIQVMPDATDETITKLEQSIASIPMVSHLMENGETPEEILERLVGVGNAKILEKMPIAFKCDCSKDRFSRAIIALGSKEIDDMITEDQGAEATCHFCGNHYHYNVEELEALKESSTN is encoded by the coding sequence ATGTCAGATTATTTATTGAAAAGTATTTGTTATGATGGACAAGTACGCGTGTATACAATTGATGCAACCAAAACAGTGAGAGAAGCGCAACAGAGACATGATACTTGGAGCTCTTCCTCAGCAGCTTTAGGTCGTACAATGGTTGGGGCATTATTGCTAGGAGCAACTTTAAAAGGTGAAGAAAAAATTACCGTTAAAGTTGAAGGAAATGGTCCGGTTGGACATATTGTTGTAGACAGTAATGGAAAAGGTGAAGTGAAAGGTTACATTGCCAATCCGAAAGTAAGCCTACCGCCGAATGAGTCCGGTAAAATAGATGTTCGCGGAGCAGTTGGGACACAAGGAAGTTTGACGGTCACAAAAGATCTTGGAATGAAAGCCGCTTTTTCAGGTCAGGTTCCTTTAGTCAGTGGAGAATTAGGGGAAGACTTCACTTATTACATGGCAAATTCCGAGCAAACCCCTGCAGCATTTGGGCTAAGCGTTTTAATAGATACAGATGATTCTGTCAAAATAGCTGGTGGATTTATGATCCAAGTCATGCCGGATGCAACAGATGAAACAATCACTAAATTAGAACAAAGCATTGCATCTATCCCGATGGTTTCTCATTTAATGGAAAACGGAGAAACACCTGAAGAAATACTTGAACGTTTAGTAGGTGTAGGAAATGCTAAGATTTTAGAAAAAATGCCTATAGCATTTAAATGTGATTGTTCTAAAGATCGTTTTTCTAGAGCCATCATTGCATTAGGTTCGAAAGAGATCGATGACATGATCACTGAAGATCAAGGTGCAGAGGCTACTTGTCATTTTTGCGGCAATCATTACCACTACAATGTTGAAGAATTAGAAGCTTTAAAAGAAAGTTCAACTAATTAA
- the ftsH gene encoding ATP-dependent zinc metalloprotease FtsH translates to MKKGLFKNGFFYAIVFLVIIGIVTWATDGNSGEDNTTLSASEFVTQLEENKIKSFTIQPKAGVYQITGEYREEQPAEESSSQAVDIFGTTETTSTTFTTAILQNDSSVQEITALADESNIVYTPQQEETTGIWVTLLISVLPLVIFVFFIYMMMGQSGQGGAGQGGRGVMNFGKSKAKEADSKASKVRFSDVAGADEEKEELVEVVEFLKDPRRFAALGARIPAGVLLEGPPGTGKTLLAKAVAGEAGVPFFSISGSEFVEMFVGVGASRVRDLFENAKKTAPAIIFIDEIDAVGRQRGAGMGGGHDEREQTLNQLLVEMDGFSGNEGVIVIAATNRSDVLDPALLRPGRFDRQILVGHPDVKGREAILKVHAKNKPLASDVDLAVVARQTPGFSGADLENVLNEAALVAARRNKKEIDALDLDEAQDRVIAGPAKKDRVISKTERAMVAYHESGHTIVGMVLNDARIVHKVTIVPRGKAGGYAIMLPKEDRFLMTKKEMSEQIVGLLGGRVAEEMVFNSQSSGASNDFQQATQLARSMVTEYGMSDKLGPVQYEGNHQVFVGRDYGQTKAYSEQIAYEIDQEVRSIIVEAHTEARKILEQYKAEHKLIAEKLLEIETLDERTIKSLFETGEMPSVSDTAKEEFPHEADGATFEEAKKAREAKEAERLKKEQEALEENKRTVKGEDIVEEVKKELGTNEDLDHSDEDKSNDSSSTDDDSSKHS, encoded by the coding sequence ATGAAAAAAGGACTCTTTAAAAATGGGTTCTTCTATGCGATCGTTTTCTTAGTCATTATAGGAATTGTAACTTGGGCAACAGATGGAAACTCAGGGGAAGATAATACAACTCTTTCAGCTAGTGAATTCGTAACGCAATTAGAAGAGAACAAGATAAAATCATTTACGATTCAGCCTAAAGCTGGAGTGTATCAAATCACGGGTGAGTACCGTGAAGAACAACCCGCAGAGGAGAGTTCTAGTCAAGCTGTTGACATTTTTGGCACAACAGAGACAACAAGTACAACGTTCACAACTGCTATTTTGCAAAACGATTCATCTGTACAAGAAATAACAGCATTGGCAGATGAAAGTAATATTGTGTATACACCGCAACAAGAAGAAACAACAGGTATATGGGTTACATTATTGATTTCAGTATTGCCTTTAGTTATTTTTGTTTTCTTCATCTACATGATGATGGGACAAAGCGGTCAAGGCGGCGCTGGTCAAGGTGGACGAGGCGTGATGAACTTTGGTAAATCAAAAGCTAAGGAAGCTGATAGTAAAGCCAGCAAAGTTCGATTCTCCGATGTAGCAGGAGCTGACGAAGAGAAAGAAGAACTTGTTGAAGTAGTTGAATTCTTGAAGGATCCTAGACGTTTTGCAGCTTTAGGAGCACGTATTCCAGCAGGTGTCTTGTTAGAAGGACCTCCAGGAACGGGTAAAACATTGCTAGCTAAAGCTGTTGCTGGTGAAGCAGGAGTACCTTTCTTCTCGATTTCTGGTTCAGAATTTGTTGAAATGTTTGTTGGGGTCGGAGCAAGTCGTGTACGTGACTTGTTTGAGAATGCTAAGAAAACAGCACCAGCTATTATCTTTATTGATGAAATTGATGCTGTTGGTCGTCAACGTGGCGCAGGAATGGGCGGCGGACATGACGAACGTGAGCAAACATTGAATCAACTATTAGTAGAAATGGATGGTTTTTCAGGGAATGAAGGAGTTATCGTCATTGCTGCTACAAACCGTTCCGATGTATTAGATCCGGCATTGTTACGTCCAGGTCGTTTTGACCGTCAGATCTTAGTAGGTCATCCAGATGTTAAGGGCCGTGAAGCCATCTTGAAAGTACATGCTAAAAATAAACCTTTAGCGTCTGATGTTGACCTCGCAGTTGTAGCAAGACAAACTCCAGGTTTCTCTGGAGCAGATTTAGAAAATGTGCTAAATGAAGCAGCTCTAGTAGCAGCTCGTCGCAACAAGAAAGAAATAGATGCGTTAGATCTTGATGAAGCTCAAGACCGTGTTATTGCTGGTCCAGCTAAAAAAGACCGTGTCATTAGTAAAACAGAACGTGCAATGGTTGCTTATCATGAATCTGGACATACAATTGTCGGAATGGTTCTGAATGATGCACGTATTGTTCATAAAGTTACGATCGTTCCTCGTGGGAAAGCAGGCGGATACGCGATCATGCTTCCTAAAGAAGATCGCTTCTTAATGACTAAAAAAGAAATGTCTGAACAAATTGTAGGATTGCTCGGTGGACGTGTTGCTGAAGAGATGGTGTTTAATTCGCAATCATCTGGAGCAAGCAATGACTTCCAACAAGCAACTCAATTAGCTCGAAGTATGGTTACAGAATACGGTATGAGTGATAAATTAGGTCCTGTTCAATATGAAGGAAATCATCAAGTATTTGTAGGACGTGATTATGGTCAAACAAAAGCTTATTCTGAACAAATTGCTTATGAAATTGACCAAGAAGTTCGCAGCATTATTGTGGAAGCTCACACTGAAGCTCGTAAAATCTTGGAACAATATAAAGCTGAACACAAACTAATTGCTGAAAAATTACTTGAAATTGAAACGTTAGACGAACGCACTATCAAGAGTTTGTTTGAAACTGGCGAAATGCCTTCAGTTTCTGATACTGCGAAAGAAGAATTTCCGCATGAAGCAGACGGTGCTACTTTTGAAGAAGCAAAAAAAGCTCGTGAGGCTAAGGAAGCTGAACGTCTGAAAAAAGAGCAAGAAGCGTTAGAAGAAAATAAGCGTACTGTTAAAGGCGAAGACATTGTGGAAGAAGTCAAAAAAGAATTAGGCACAAATGAGGATCTTGATCATAGTGATGAAGATAAATCTAACGATAGTTCTTCAACTGATGACGACTCTTCAAAACATTCGTAA
- the lysS gene encoding lysine--tRNA ligase yields MSHEELNHEELNDQLIVRREKLDALRERNVDPFGGRFERTHLSNELHEKYDEFTKEEIAEKEETATVAGRIMTKRGKGKVGFAHLQDRKGQIQIYVRKDAVGEEDYATFKNADLGDFIGVTGTIMKTDTGEVTIKPTSVTQLSKALRPLPDKYHGLTNVEQRYRQRYLDLISNRESFDRFTKRSQIIREVRNYLNEQDYLEVETPTLHNLAGGAAARPFITHHNTLDMELYLRIALELHLKRLIVGGMEKVYEIGRVFRNEGVDTTHNPEFTMLEAYTAYTDFEDVMDLVEGLIRTVAQRVLGTGKITYNEQNIDLESPWKRQHMVDAIKEHSGVDFWKQMTNEEARALAKEHDVPVTEHSQFGHVVNEFFEKFVEDKLIQPTFIYGHPLEISPLAKKNVEDPRFTDRFEAFIVGNEYGNAFSELNDPIDQRDRFEAQMKERALGNEEAHMIDEDFIESLEYGMPPTGGLGIGIDRLVMLLTDAQSIRDVLLFPTMRNQ; encoded by the coding sequence ATGAGCCATGAGGAATTAAACCATGAAGAATTAAATGATCAATTGATTGTCCGCCGTGAAAAGTTAGATGCTTTGCGTGAGCGTAATGTTGATCCGTTTGGTGGACGTTTTGAAAGAACGCATTTATCAAATGAACTACATGAAAAATATGATGAATTTACTAAAGAAGAAATAGCAGAAAAAGAGGAAACAGCAACTGTTGCAGGTCGTATTATGACTAAACGCGGTAAAGGAAAAGTTGGGTTTGCTCACTTGCAAGACCGTAAAGGGCAAATTCAGATCTACGTACGTAAAGATGCAGTTGGTGAAGAAGACTATGCTACTTTCAAGAATGCTGATTTAGGAGACTTTATTGGTGTTACTGGCACAATCATGAAAACTGATACGGGTGAAGTGACTATCAAACCAACTTCAGTTACTCAATTATCAAAAGCGTTACGCCCGTTACCAGATAAATACCATGGATTGACAAATGTTGAACAACGGTACCGTCAGCGTTACTTGGATTTGATTAGTAACCGTGAAAGCTTCGACCGTTTTACAAAACGCAGCCAAATTATCCGTGAAGTTCGTAATTATCTAAATGAACAAGATTACCTAGAAGTAGAGACACCAACGCTACACAACTTAGCCGGTGGTGCTGCTGCACGTCCCTTTATTACCCACCACAATACTTTAGATATGGAACTGTATTTACGTATAGCTCTTGAATTGCATTTGAAACGCTTGATTGTTGGCGGCATGGAAAAAGTTTACGAAATTGGGCGAGTTTTCCGTAATGAAGGAGTAGATACAACTCATAATCCAGAATTTACGATGTTAGAAGCTTATACAGCGTATACTGATTTTGAAGATGTGATGGATCTAGTTGAAGGATTGATCCGCACCGTAGCACAACGTGTCTTAGGTACAGGGAAAATCACTTATAACGAACAGAATATAGATTTAGAATCTCCTTGGAAACGACAACATATGGTTGATGCCATAAAAGAACACTCTGGTGTAGACTTTTGGAAACAAATGACGAATGAAGAGGCACGTGCATTGGCTAAAGAACATGATGTACCTGTAACGGAACATAGTCAATTTGGTCATGTAGTGAATGAATTCTTTGAAAAATTTGTGGAAGATAAACTGATTCAACCGACATTCATTTATGGACATCCTTTAGAAATTTCACCATTAGCTAAGAAAAATGTAGAGGATCCGCGCTTTACGGATCGTTTTGAAGCATTTATCGTAGGTAATGAATACGGAAATGCTTTTAGTGAATTAAATGATCCGATTGACCAGAGGGATCGTTTTGAAGCACAAATGAAAGAACGTGCTTTAGGAAATGAGGAAGCCCATATGATCGATGAAGATTTTATTGAATCTTTAGAGTATGGTATGCCTCCAACTGGTGGTTTAGGAATCGGAATTGACCGATTAGTTATGTTACTAACGGATGCACAATCTATTCGAGATGTGTTATTATTCCCAACTATGCGCAATCAATAA
- the licT gene encoding BglG family transcription antiterminator LicT encodes MRIEKVLNNNVVITLTDTKEEMVVMGRGIAFQRKVGDMIVIDKIEKTFVPEGNEAIENYSTLFREIKPEIIEIASDAINHAQTILKTKLSDNIYLTLTDHLNYAIKRTSEGIEIKNPLTWEIKKFYKIEYDIGLKTIESIKTKLGVLMSEDEAASVALHIVNAKQDGQEIGITVKMTEVVQDILTIVRLQFGIVFNEESFNYSRFVTHLQYFARRMLEHGDKSSNDDFLFEQVKIKYPKAFECSNKINNYLENKHHTLLSKDEQVYLAIHIQRVTSEKIK; translated from the coding sequence ATGAGAATAGAAAAAGTATTGAATAATAATGTTGTAATTACTTTGACTGATACTAAGGAAGAAATGGTCGTAATGGGGAGAGGAATTGCTTTTCAACGTAAAGTTGGCGATATGATTGTAATCGACAAAATAGAAAAAACTTTTGTGCCAGAAGGAAATGAGGCTATCGAAAATTATTCTACTTTATTTAGAGAAATCAAACCTGAAATTATAGAAATAGCATCAGATGCAATCAACCATGCCCAAACTATTTTAAAAACTAAACTAAGCGATAATATTTATTTAACCTTAACCGACCATTTGAATTATGCAATCAAACGAACAAGCGAAGGAATCGAAATAAAAAACCCTTTAACTTGGGAAATAAAAAAATTTTATAAAATCGAATACGATATAGGATTAAAAACAATAGAAAGTATTAAAACTAAACTCGGTGTGCTAATGAGTGAAGATGAAGCAGCGTCTGTGGCTTTACATATTGTGAATGCTAAACAAGATGGGCAAGAAATAGGGATCACAGTTAAAATGACGGAAGTGGTACAAGATATTTTAACAATTGTGAGATTGCAATTTGGTATTGTTTTTAACGAAGAATCCTTTAACTACTCTCGTTTTGTAACTCATCTACAATATTTTGCGCGTAGAATGCTCGAACATGGTGATAAGAGTTCGAATGATGACTTTTTATTCGAGCAGGTAAAAATAAAATACCCAAAGGCTTTTGAATGTAGCAACAAAATCAATAACTATCTTGAAAATAAACATCATACGTTATTATCGAAAGATGAACAAGTTTACTTAGCGATCCATATCCAACGAGTAACGAGTGAAAAAATTAAATAA
- the hpt gene encoding hypoxanthine phosphoribosyltransferase, whose protein sequence is MKNDMERVLFSQEQLAEKTKELGKQLTKDYQDKNPLVVGILKGAMPFLSDLVKEMDIYLEMDYMDVSSYGNGTVSSGEVKIVKDLNTNVEGRDLLLVEDIIDSGRTLSYLADMFKYRKARSVKIVTLLDKPEGRVVDITADYVGFLVPNEFVVGYGLDYAERYRNLPYIGILKPEIYEEK, encoded by the coding sequence ATGAAAAATGATATGGAACGCGTACTTTTTTCGCAAGAGCAATTAGCTGAAAAAACAAAAGAATTAGGGAAACAGTTGACGAAAGACTATCAAGATAAGAATCCCCTAGTGGTAGGCATTTTAAAAGGAGCTATGCCTTTTTTATCTGATCTAGTGAAAGAAATGGATATTTACTTGGAAATGGACTACATGGACGTTTCGAGTTACGGAAATGGAACAGTTTCTTCAGGTGAAGTCAAAATCGTTAAAGATCTAAATACAAATGTAGAAGGCCGCGATTTGCTATTAGTAGAAGATATCATTGATAGTGGTCGGACATTGAGTTACTTGGCCGACATGTTTAAGTACCGTAAAGCTCGTTCAGTTAAAATCGTTACATTGCTAGATAAACCAGAAGGTCGTGTCGTGGATATTACAGCTGATTATGTCGGTTTTTTAGTTCCAAATGAATTTGTTGTCGGGTATGGCTTGGATTATGCGGAAAGATACCGAAACTTACCATATATCGGGATTCTAAAACCCGAAATTTACGAAGAGAAATAA
- the cysK gene encoding cysteine synthase A: protein MVKVVHSVTDLIGETPIIRLTKVVPADAAEVYVKLESFNVGGSTKDRVALNMIEVAEQEGKLKPGDTIIEPTSGNTGVGLAMIAAAKGYKAIFVMPDTMSVERRKLLKAYGAELVLTPGTGGISASIQKATELAETKGYFMPMQFENIANPAVHAATTGPEILEAFGNVVPDAFISAIGTGGTITGVGQVLKKADPSIKIYALEPTESPVLSGGVKGPHKIQGIGTGFVPKVLDTIIYDEVIQVSSEEAFEMTRRLAAEEGLLVGISSGAAIKGAIEVAKKLGQGKKVITIAPDNGERYLSTNVFPYVD, encoded by the coding sequence ATGGTGAAAGTAGTTCATTCGGTAACAGATCTAATTGGAGAAACACCGATTATTCGTTTAACAAAGGTTGTTCCTGCAGATGCAGCTGAGGTTTATGTAAAGTTAGAATCATTTAATGTAGGTGGAAGTACAAAAGATCGTGTAGCTTTAAATATGATCGAAGTAGCAGAACAAGAAGGTAAATTAAAACCAGGTGATACGATCATCGAACCAACAAGTGGAAATACTGGTGTTGGTTTAGCGATGATTGCGGCTGCAAAAGGTTACAAAGCAATTTTTGTTATGCCTGATACGATGAGTGTAGAGCGTAGAAAATTATTGAAGGCTTATGGCGCGGAACTTGTTTTAACACCAGGAACAGGTGGAATATCAGCTTCAATTCAAAAAGCAACAGAACTTGCAGAAACCAAAGGCTATTTCATGCCGATGCAATTTGAAAATATTGCTAATCCGGCAGTACACGCTGCTACAACCGGTCCAGAAATTTTAGAAGCTTTTGGGAATGTTGTCCCTGATGCATTTATTTCTGCAATAGGTACGGGTGGAACAATAACAGGAGTTGGGCAAGTATTAAAAAAAGCCGATCCTTCTATTAAAATATATGCCTTAGAACCGACTGAATCGCCTGTTTTAAGTGGAGGGGTTAAAGGACCACATAAAATTCAAGGCATCGGTACAGGATTTGTGCCTAAAGTGTTAGATACGATCATCTATGATGAAGTCATACAAGTTTCTAGTGAGGAAGCCTTTGAGATGACTCGTCGTCTGGCTGCAGAAGAAGGCTTGTTGGTTGGTATTTCTTCAGGTGCTGCGATCAAAGGAGCCATTGAAGTAGCTAAAAAGTTAGGACAAGGAAAAAAAGTTATTACTATAGCACCTGACAATGGGGAACGCTATCTATCGACGAATGTATTTCCATATGTAGATTAA